The window TGCTCGCCACCGAGAGCTTGAGGATGCCGTTCTCGTGGGTGTTGTGCACCAGCGGGTAGAAACGGGTTTCGCCATCACGGGCGCGCACGGCGATCAGCGAGACTTCGCCGGTGAACGGCACGAAGCCTTCCAGCAGGCACGGCACGCTGCCCAGCTCGGCGAAGGTGCCAACCACGTCGGCCGCGGTGCGCAGGACCTTCTGGCCCTTGCCGTCGTAACCCAGGGTGCGGGTCTTGAGCACGGCCGGCAGGCCGATGTTGGCCACTGCCGCGTCGAGGTCGGCCTGGGACTGGATGTCGGCGAAGGCCGGGGTCGGAATCCCCAGGTCATTGAACATGCTCTTCTCGAACCAGCGGTCACGGGCGATGCGCAGGGCTTCGGCGCTCGGGTAGACCGGGACGAACTGCGACAGGAAGGCCACGGTTTCCGCTGGCACGCTTTCGAACTCGAAAGTCACCAGGTCGACTTCGTCGGCCAACTGGCGCAGGTGATCCTGATCGCCGTAATCGGCTCGCAGATGTTCGCCCAGGGCGGCTGCACAGGCATCCGGCGCCGGGTCGAGGAAAGCGAAGTTCATCCCCAGCGGAGTGCCCGCCAGCGCCAACATGCGGCCCAGTTGGCCGCCACCGATTACACCGATCTTCATCGTCAAAAACCTCAGGCGACGCGTGGGTCTGGATTGTCCAGGACGCTGTCTGTCTGCTCAGTACGGAATTTTTTCAGCACGGCATGGAACTGCGGGTGCTTGGCGCCGAGGATGCTCGCCGACAGCAGCGCGGCGTTGATCGCGCCGGCCTTGCCGATGGCCAGGGTAGCGACCGGAATGCCGGCCGGCATCTGCACGATCGACAGCAGCGAGTCCACGCCCGACAGCATCGACGACTGCACCGGTACGCCCAGCACCGGCAGGTGGGTCTTGGCCGCACACATGCCTGGCAGGTGGGCCGCGCCACCAGCGCCGGCGATGATCACCTCGATACCGCGGCCTTCGGCCTCTTCGGCATACTGGAACAGCAGGTCCGGGGTGCGGTGGGCCGATACCACTTTCACCTCGTAGGGGATACCGAGCTTTTCCAGCATATCGGCGGTGTGGCTAAGGGTGGACCAATCGGACTTGGAGCCCATGATCACGCCAACCAGTGCGCTCATCGTCGTGCCTCTTCTCTTGGGCGCCCGCAGGCGCGTCAAAAAACAACAAGCCACGCGGGAGGACCGGCGTGGCTTGTCATACGAA of the Pseudomonas vanderleydeniana genome contains:
- a CDS encoding 5-(carboxyamino)imidazole ribonucleotide synthase, with amino-acid sequence MKIGVIGGGQLGRMLALAGTPLGMNFAFLDPAPDACAAALGEHLRADYGDQDHLRQLADEVDLVTFEFESVPAETVAFLSQFVPVYPSAEALRIARDRWFEKSMFNDLGIPTPAFADIQSQADLDAAVANIGLPAVLKTRTLGYDGKGQKVLRTAADVVGTFAELGSVPCLLEGFVPFTGEVSLIAVRARDGETRFYPLVHNTHENGILKLSVASTDHPLQALAEDYSSRVLKQLDYVGVMAFEFFEVDGGLKANEIAPRVHNSGHWTTDGAECSQFENHLRAVAGLPLGSTAKVGESAMLNFIGSVPPVERVVAIADCHLHHYGKAFKAGRKVGHANLRCADRATLQQQILRVEALIAE
- the purE gene encoding 5-(carboxyamino)imidazole ribonucleotide mutase yields the protein MSALVGVIMGSKSDWSTLSHTADMLEKLGIPYEVKVVSAHRTPDLLFQYAEEAEGRGIEVIIAGAGGAAHLPGMCAAKTHLPVLGVPVQSSMLSGVDSLLSIVQMPAGIPVATLAIGKAGAINAALLSASILGAKHPQFHAVLKKFRTEQTDSVLDNPDPRVA